CTTTCTGCGTCTCGCTGATGAACGGGAAATGCAGGTTGTCAATTTCGCTTAACGTCACACCTTCACCGGTATCCAGAATGCGGAATGTCAGGCGCTCGGCCACCGACTCATCCTGATCCACCTCAAGCGTGATTTTCCCAATCTGGGTGGTTGTCACCGCGTACTGCATCAACAGCAGTAAGATTCGCCGCAGCGCATTGCGATCGCCACGACGCTCGTCGTTTGCCTTCAGATGATTGTTGATGAGCAACTGAAGCCCTTTGCGCTTCATGGCGGGCAGCACTTCAGGTACGACTTCGTCAATCAGCGCCTGAATCGAGAAAAGGGTGGGTTCACTCTTCCAGGTGTCGCTTTCGAGCATATTTGCCAGTTGAATTTCATCGATCATACGGACCAATACGTCAGCATGATTCGCCAGTTGCGGTGCATCAGGCGTTTGCACCTGTGCAACCTCTGCCGCCAGCGCTTTGAGCGGGTCTTTTAACGTCTCGCTAATGTTTTGCATAAAGGCCGCGCGGCCCTGCTGATTTTTTTCGTATAACCGCTGTGCCTGTTTGAGCTTTTTGTTCACCAGCACTTCACGATCCTGGTCGCGGATAATAAAGATCTGGGTGCGCGGAGCGACCTGGCTGCGGAACAGGCGTATCTCATACAACTCATTATTGACGGTCGCCTGGATCACGCCCTGATGTTGTTCCGCCATGCTGGTGATGTTTTGCAGATTCAGATGCGGCAACAGATGGTCGGCAATTTTATTGCTCATCACCGTGCGGTTCGCCTCCTGGTCATGCACCAGCAGACCCAGCGGCAGCAGGGAGACAATCTCTTCATTAATCGCCCGCAAAATACGCAGCTCATTATTGGCTGCGGTATTCGGCGCGAGCTCTGTCGTGCGACCCGGCTGGTTACGGAAGGTGGTATAGCCAAACAGCGCGAGAGCCAGCAGCCCGATATTCAGCAACAGCGGTAACAGGATGTTTTGCAGCGTATCAAGCAACAGCGTACCGAACGGCACCTGCCAGACCAGTCGCATTCCCGTCGAGTTCAGCGCCGAAGAGATCTCAATTTTCGAACTGTTAAAGCTGATGCTAACGCTGTCAGGTGATTCTTTATCCGTATTGCGCGTACTGACAGGCGTGGCGTCCGGTTCAAGGCGGAAACTGTCCAATGGCATGCCGGGTGGAATGAGATCATTGATGGGCAAATCAAAGGCGACAACGGTCGCCAGATGTCCCGGCTGATTAAAGGTGGTCCGCAGGGTAAAGTAGTGACCATTTTGCCAGGCAAGACGACGCAGCGATGAAAAGCTTTCCCGTTCGTCCAGCGCATTCGCCTGCTGAAGCATCTCTGCCCGGCGTGAATCGACAATACTGCCGATGGTGGATTCTTTAAATCCCGAAGAGAGATCTTTCAACGGCAGCGTCGAGATAAGGGTCAGACTGTTGTCCTGGCCGTTGAGATAATACATGGACCACGGCACCGTTTCGGCACCCCACAGGGTGTCGAGGTAGGTCGAGATACGCTGCGTCATTTCCAGCGTTGAACTGTCATGGGAGCCAAAGATCAGCGCTTCGGTTTTACGACGTGGTTTTTCGAGATAGTAAACGTCCTGTTTCAGGCGGGTT
The DNA window shown above is from Citrobacter farmeri and carries:
- the rcsD gene encoding phosphotransferase RcsD, giving the protein MSQSDTTATSRFSLLPGSITRFFLLLIIVLLVTMGVMVQSAVNAWLKDKSYQIVDITHAIHKRVDTWRYATWQIYDNIAATANPSSSEGLQETRLKQDVYYLEKPRRKTEALIFGSHDSSTLEMTQRISTYLDTLWGAETVPWSMYYLNGQDNSLTLISTLPLKDLSSGFKESTIGSIVDSRRAEMLQQANALDERESFSSLRRLAWQNGHYFTLRTTFNQPGHLATVVAFDLPINDLIPPGMPLDSFRLEPDATPVSTRNTDKESPDSVSISFNSSKIEISSALNSTGMRLVWQVPFGTLLLDTLQNILLPLLLNIGLLALALFGYTTFRNQPGRTTELAPNTAANNELRILRAINEEIVSLLPLGLLVHDQEANRTVMSNKIADHLLPHLNLQNITSMAEQHQGVIQATVNNELYEIRLFRSQVAPRTQIFIIRDQDREVLVNKKLKQAQRLYEKNQQGRAAFMQNISETLKDPLKALAAEVAQVQTPDAPQLANHADVLVRMIDEIQLANMLESDTWKSEPTLFSIQALIDEVVPEVLPAMKRKGLQLLINNHLKANDERRGDRNALRRILLLLMQYAVTTTQIGKITLEVDQDESVAERLTFRILDTGEGVTLSEIDNLHFPFISETQKDRYGKANPLAFWLCDQLARKLGGHLNIKARDALGTRYTVHVKMTPLDQHSEDEERLLDDVSVMIDVTSNEVRNIVLRQLENWGATCITPDERLISQEYDLFLTDNPSNLTASGLLLSDDESGVRKIGPGQLRVNFNMSNAMQEAVLQLIEEQLAQEAIPESPLGGDENAELHASGYYALFVDTVPDDVKRLYTEAAISDFAALAQTAHRLKGVFAMLNLVPGKQLCETLEHLIREKDAPGIEKYISDIDAYVKSLL